The following coding sequences lie in one Peribacillus frigoritolerans genomic window:
- a CDS encoding bile acid:sodium symporter family protein, giving the protein MLKTINEQMDKIMPLITPISVVIGVLLAEHLMDYTFLVPWIFAFITFSGSLGSNFKSLKQAVTHPLPVFIVLIILHMLMPVWAFGLGHLVFHGDAFTITGLVLAVVIPTGVTSMIWVSIYNGNAVLALTIILIDTLLSPFIVPYSVSLFGGGSIEMDMGSMVKGLIGMVVLPSMLAMFLNQATKGKIQYTLSPRLAPFSKICVGIVVILNSSKIAPYLTHFDKKLLIMSFLVLFIAASGYAISWMVGAYLRWDKEDIITLTFTGGMRNISAGAVLATTYFPTAVAVPVVLGMLFQQMLASFFGYIMERHFHRDVNEG; this is encoded by the coding sequence ATGCTGAAAACAATTAATGAACAAATGGATAAAATTATGCCCCTTATCACGCCGATAAGCGTGGTTATTGGGGTATTATTGGCCGAACATCTAATGGATTACACCTTTCTTGTCCCATGGATATTTGCCTTCATTACCTTTTCCGGAAGTTTAGGCTCTAACTTTAAATCTCTTAAACAGGCAGTCACCCACCCTTTACCTGTTTTCATCGTATTGATCATCCTTCATATGCTTATGCCTGTTTGGGCTTTTGGACTCGGCCATTTAGTGTTCCATGGTGATGCTTTCACGATTACCGGCCTAGTCCTGGCTGTAGTGATTCCAACCGGTGTCACCAGTATGATCTGGGTATCCATTTATAATGGGAATGCCGTACTTGCCCTAACCATCATCTTGATCGACACCCTACTCTCGCCATTCATCGTTCCTTACAGTGTATCCCTTTTTGGAGGCGGTTCGATCGAAATGGATATGGGTTCGATGGTGAAAGGATTAATCGGTATGGTCGTTCTTCCCTCCATGCTTGCCATGTTCTTGAATCAAGCTACAAAAGGGAAGATACAATATACACTATCCCCCCGCTTAGCTCCATTTTCCAAGATATGCGTTGGAATCGTAGTCATATTGAACAGTTCAAAAATCGCGCCTTACTTAACACATTTCGATAAGAAATTACTGATCATGTCCTTCTTGGTTTTGTTCATAGCTGCTTCTGGGTATGCCATTTCTTGGATGGTCGGTGCATATTTAAGATGGGATAAGGAGGATATCATCACCTTGACATTTACAGGCGGCATGCGAAACATCAGTGCTGGAGCCGTTCTTGCAACCACCTATTTCCCTACTGCCGTCGCGGTACCCGTTGTACTTGGCATGCTGTTTCAACAAATGCTTGCCTCCTTTTTTGGCTATATCATGGAAAGGCATTTCCATCGTGATGTGAATGAAGGGTGA
- a CDS encoding RrF2 family transcriptional regulator, producing the protein MSEKVSSIMWFSLAVQALLVLADHDGLCNSNKLADKLDSESGFLRKILSNLVKAGLIQAKEGRDGGYSLAKNPEQIILADIYSAIKSEPFSKGFLDVNDKKCFHPSSREALCGLKNEMESWIIQGLEQKTIADLLSKS; encoded by the coding sequence ATGTCAGAAAAGGTATCCAGTATTATGTGGTTTAGTCTTGCCGTACAAGCCCTGCTTGTTCTTGCTGATCATGATGGATTATGTAATAGTAATAAATTGGCCGATAAGCTTGATTCGGAGTCAGGTTTTCTTAGAAAAATATTAAGTAATTTAGTGAAGGCAGGGCTGATTCAAGCGAAGGAGGGCAGGGATGGGGGATATTCACTTGCCAAAAATCCCGAACAAATCATTCTTGCAGATATATACTCTGCAATTAAATCAGAACCTTTTTCAAAAGGCTTTCTTGATGTGAATGATAAAAAATGCTTTCATCCATCTTCTAGAGAAGCGTTATGCGGTTTGAAAAACGAGATGGAGAGCTGGATTATACAAGGCTTGGAACAAAAGACGATCGCTGACTTACTATCAAAATCTTAA